A region of Acidobacteriota bacterium DNA encodes the following proteins:
- a CDS encoding 1-acyl-sn-glycerol-3-phosphate acyltransferase encodes MTRALRSLWIWFVTTACLVIGWPTMLIVRLTERDPARYRTGWTFRRIGHVIGRSNPTWRLHLGGTEHIGDPRRPYVVVSNHQSLADIPLISHVPMEMKWMAKASLFQVPLLGWMMRLAGDIPVDRADRRSGARALLAARRTLANRCSVIFFPEGTRSRDGRIGAFNEGAFLLAIKAGVPVLPIAVDGSSDCLPKHSWMFGDVQDIRLQLLPPVPTAGLAPRDAGMLRDRVRAAIVAQVAAWRGVPPADVDGWRDGIPHKSAGQRNETSA; translated from the coding sequence GTGACGCGCGCCCTGCGCTCCCTCTGGATCTGGTTTGTCACCACCGCCTGCCTGGTGATCGGCTGGCCGACCATGTTGATCGTCCGGCTGACGGAACGGGATCCCGCCCGCTACCGCACCGGCTGGACCTTCCGCCGCATCGGCCACGTCATCGGCCGCAGCAACCCGACCTGGCGGCTGCACCTCGGCGGGACGGAGCATATCGGCGATCCCCGCCGGCCGTACGTGGTGGTGAGCAACCACCAGTCGCTGGCGGACATCCCGCTGATCAGCCACGTCCCCATGGAGATGAAGTGGATGGCCAAGGCGTCGCTGTTCCAGGTGCCGCTTCTCGGCTGGATGATGCGTCTGGCCGGCGACATCCCCGTGGACCGTGCCGACCGCCGCTCCGGTGCCCGGGCGCTGCTTGCCGCCCGGCGCACCCTGGCCAACCGCTGCTCAGTGATCTTTTTCCCGGAAGGCACCCGTTCCCGCGACGGCCGGATCGGAGCGTTCAACGAGGGTGCCTTCCTGCTCGCCATCAAGGCCGGCGTGCCCGTCCTGCCCATCGCCGTCGACGGCTCCAGCGACTGCCTGCCCAAACATAGCTGGATGTTCGGCGACGTGCAGGACATCCGCCTCCAGTTGCTGCCGCCGGTGCCGACCGCCGGCCTCGCGCCCCGCGACGCCGGGATGCTGCGCGACCGGGTGCGCGCCGCCATCGTGGCCCAGGTGGCCGCCTGGCGCGGTGTTCCGCCGGCGGACGTGGACGGGTGGCGCGACGGCATCCCGCATAAATCCGCTGGCCAGCGCAATGAGACGTCGGCATAA